One Citrus sinensis cultivar Valencia sweet orange chromosome 5, DVS_A1.0, whole genome shotgun sequence genomic window, ATCTAGGTTTCCATCGAAAACCTTACCCTTTTACTAGAACTTTTACCTTCTTTCTCAAGGACTCTGGACTTCTTAAGGCATGATCTTATGTTGAATCCAGACAATTCTGCTGCACATGACAGAGAGGAAACAAGATTCTTGGATTCTCTCTTATCTTGCAAAGGATCAAGCCAAAATTTGACATCTGCTTTACCAAAGGCAATCTTCTTCCTCTTTGCATATTGGTAAGCCGCCATTGCATCAAGCTGGTGTAAGAAGACTACTTGAGCAGAGCCAGTGTAGAAGTAGACTTTTGTGTTCAAACAATCTATCATACCAAATGGACTAAACTTTTTTACCAGCTCCTCCTTGGATGGCAGACTAAAATCCTTTGGGAACTTCATCAACAAAGATCGAGAAACAGCAAGAGTTGGAACTTCTGATTGCTGTCCCACTTTTGAATTGACCGCTGAAGAAGAAGTAACAGGTTTTAagagcttcttcttcttcttaaagCTGTACTTGGATGGCACACTACTGCAATGCATCATCTTGAGTTCGTCAGCAGTAGGATGAGAATGTAAATTCCAGGTTCCTCTGGTTACAGTAATTGTGTCATTAGTATGAATTCCGATTGTGCTATTTGACATGGATTGAGCAGGAGGAGTTTGCATCAGCTTCTCAGTAATATCATTAGCATAAGATATCAAGGCATTATGATTTTCCATAATGGATCCACAATCTTCTGGCTGCTGGACATTGGCAGAAGGTATATGGGTTCCACGGTTGTCAACTGTCTGAACAGTTTCATCTGGATTCTGAACTGTAGAGATTTCAATAATCTTCTGGTTGCTACAATGAGATGTTGTGCATTTTATTAGGGAAAGATAGAGCAAATTCAGATCCAATTCCTTCAAGCTACTTGCTGAAGTTTGAGCCACAATAGCAGAGGGACTTTGAGTCTTGAAGTCCAGTTGGGATCCGGAAAACAAAGACTTGAATAAGTCTGACTCACATCCAGTTATATTTCTTAGAATATGACCACAAGCTTCAGTGAAAGATAAAGACATATCTGTTGCCATGGTATTGAATAATTCACAAAGACTGGAACAAGCATTTCCTAAAATGGAAGTATCAGAAAGAAAGGCTTTGAATCCTTCATTACTTCTCCAAAGATAAGCATCAGCTCTATTTAATGAGAAAGACAAAGAATTGTGTCGCTTTAGAGGAGGTTCAAAATCAGAAGAAGATTGGTCAAGCTGCCTCTTTAGACCTAGGCAGTTAATAGGGCTTTCCAGAGAAGGTTCAATGGGAAGAGTAGTGTTCCCTTTTCCTCCACCACGAACCTTAATGTCCTGCCGAAACATAATATAGCCAGGATTAAAACGTCGAGCTTCATCCCTTTCAATCAAGTTGTCAGAGGTACTTTCACAGGACAGACTTCTAAAGCTAAGAAAGTTCCAACTTCAAAGTATTCATTCAGACATTCCCCatctaaataaaatgtatATCTAGAGCAGCAAATTTGGAGTTTTACCATCATGTCTTGAAATGGTTGTATCTTCTGTCGTTCAGTTTCACTCGTTGAACAGACTTCAAGCTGATCTTTGCCCCAACGGCTTAAAGACACTTCTGGAGAAATATCGGATATGTTGCTTCCATTGGTCGAACAAGCTAACATGTTATCTTCCCCTTTCTCGGAGAATTCCCGACAATCATCGCCAGCATCCAAAGCAGCTGGATCTGCTTCTACACATGAATAGATAGGTATTCACACAAAAGGAACTTATGAACAGCAAAATCTATTGTACACTTTCATTCTACAGAATATCCTTAGTAGAAAATAAAGCTTCAAACTAATTGacataattaatcaatttgttGTGTCATTTatcaaatgaatttgaatCCATTTTCGGTCTCTTTTATGTAGtttttagtgaaaaaaattaaaataaaaaataagaaaataaaattcgcAAACCAGAAGCTGAGCTGAAAAAATGACGGCGAAAAGCAGTAAACTGAGCAAAGGCATTAGCAGCGTCAAGATAATCGATAACTTCGAACCAAGACGAAACCGCCGCGCTGCGAGCAAAACCCAAAACCTCTCGAGGCCGAAACAAATCGGAACGACGCCGTTCTTTCAAGCTCGACAAAACATTTTTGCCGGACCGCTTCAGGGCGCGATTCAGCAAGTCGTCGTTCGTGCACTTGAGGACGAGGGACTTGAAATTGGGCTCGAAAGAAACCACTTCTGATTCGATGAAATATCGACAGCGAGGGCAGTTTTTGGaattaatattgttgttgttgttgttgttgaaagAGAAGGAGACTAAGATGCCGAGAGAGTCTTGTCTGATGACAGCACCAGGCCACCATTGGTGAGGATACACTACTCTTGCCCACACCATCTCTCCCctctcaaattttgaatttcgcTCCTCCTccatatttttccttttctctctaatttttcttCCCTTTCTTCTGTTCTGTTtctgaaattatttattcattcattcatccCATTGCTTTTAATTTGGCGGGAATTTGGAATTTGCCGATTTGCCGCCGAATTGAATTAGAGAAAATGGCTATAATGGGCCGCTGCTGTGTGGCCCACCCAAGCAGTCTCAACTATAAACAGTACATGTAGGAGGAATTCTAGAGTATATCTTACCCAACATAACAAACTAATTAATGTATAATAcgtgtaattaaatttaatataattataattttttaataatttttaaaataaatgcatacaCATTATGGCCAAAACTACCTTCCACCGGTTGGAAGGTACCTATTATTTTGTCGTCTTGTGGTTTGGCCATCGGATTGAAGAGTAGTGAAATCCAACGACTGAAAAATGgacaagtaataaaataatataactggTGTGGCCAGTAAAAACAGTGTGAATaactgaataaaaaaaagaaaaataataatgttaattcGAAAAGTGTGCGAATCAATTGGAAGCACTGCGTCAGTTATGACTGTGGCATTGTGGTAAAAACAATACAATTTCGACGCCAACAACCCAAATTCGGTGATCGATCGGCCGCGTTTGGACGCCGATTACATaaacaaaaaggtaaatatttaagatttacGTTGGACGCTGATTATGGTTCTTCTGGGGGATATTGTAAATGGTTTTGCATGTTATAGACTGTATGAAGAGTTTAATCGCAAGCTTCATCTTGCTTAGGTTCAGTATGTTTCTGTTGATTCTTTGTCTGTTTCCTTTAAGATAGAGAAGCTGTTGGaaattgaatttatgaaatctcGCTGCCATGAAGAAATATCGTTTGGCAATCGACTGCGTTTTGTATTACTTATGCATTAACACATCCTCATTTAAGTATGATTGATTTATCATTACTTGAGGTCACTTCCCTGTAGTTGTTCCCTTTGGACTAATGTTCCTACCATGATGCATCTGTATGGTGAATacttacatatatttttctattcatTTAAGTATAGAGTGGGATACAACGttcaatcaattattttaactgACTGAATGGTTAGACATTGCAACAATCATGACGTGTCTTTATTCAGTCTATCAACCGATGGGTGGCAGAACTATTGCATATCCATTAACATAAATGCTTTTCTCTCAGTTGCTCTTGTGCTATTTGGCTTATTTTGCTGGTTACTTATACTATAACCTATTAATTTCTGTTATTAGGAAATGGAGAAGTAGTTGAAGACATTGATTGTCCTCTCTCCATAGTTGGAGGTATGTATGTATCATATAACTATGTCGATGGACATGCATAAAATGTCAAGACTTTATACCAATATCTGCATTTGCAAACAAGAAGGTTTTGCCATTTCTAGGATGAAGCAACTAAACATTGCAACATAGTTGGAGTCGCAGCAGGTGATAATGGATTTGTAATTAGATGATTCATTGTGTTGTTCTATTATTATTCCCATAATTGGACTTCTGTTTA contains:
- the LOC102620416 gene encoding uncharacterized protein LOC102620416 isoform X1 gives rise to the protein MEEERNSKFERGEMVWARVVYPHQWWPGAVIRQDSLGILVSFSFNNNNNNNINSKNCPRCRYFIESEVVSFEPNFKSLVLKCTNDDLLNRALKRSGKNVLSSLKERRRSDLFRPREVLGFARSAAVSSWFEVIDYLDAANAFAQFTAFRRHFFSSASEADPAALDAGDDCREFSEKGEDNMLACSTNGSNISDISPEVSLSRWGKDQLEVCSTSETERQKIQPFQDMMDIKVRGGGKGNTTLPIEPSLESPINCLGLKRQLDQSSSDFEPPLKRHNSLSFSLNRADAYLWRSNEGFKAFLSDTSILGNACSSLCELFNTMATDMSLSFTEACGHILRNITGCESDLFKSLFSGSQLDFKTQSPSAIVAQTSASSLKELDLNLLYLSLIKCTTSHCSNQKIIEISTVQNPDETVQTVDNRGTHIPSANVQQPEDCGSIMENHNALISYANDITEKLMQTPPAQSMSNSTIGIHTNDTITVTRGTWNLHSHPTADELKMMHCSSVPSKYSFKKKKKLLKPVTSSSAVNSKVGQQSEVPTLAVSRSLLMKFPKDFSLPSKEELVKKFSPFGMIDCLNTKVYFYTGSAQVVFLHQLDAMAAYQYAKRKKIAFGKADVKFWLDPLQDKRESKNLVSSLSCAAELSGFNIRSCLKKSRVLEKEGKSSSKRVRFSMET
- the LOC102620416 gene encoding uncharacterized protein LOC102620416 isoform X2, which translates into the protein MEEERNSKFERGEMVWARVVYPHQWWPGAVIRQDSLGILVSFSFNNNNNNNINSKNCPRCRYFIESEVVSFEPNFKSLVLKCTNDDLLNRALKRSGKNVLSSLKERRRSDLFRPREVLGFARSAAVSSWFEVIDYLDAANAFAQFTAFRRHFFSSASDPAALDAGDDCREFSEKGEDNMLACSTNGSNISDISPEVSLSRWGKDQLEVCSTSETERQKIQPFQDMMDIKVRGGGKGNTTLPIEPSLESPINCLGLKRQLDQSSSDFEPPLKRHNSLSFSLNRADAYLWRSNEGFKAFLSDTSILGNACSSLCELFNTMATDMSLSFTEACGHILRNITGCESDLFKSLFSGSQLDFKTQSPSAIVAQTSASSLKELDLNLLYLSLIKCTTSHCSNQKIIEISTVQNPDETVQTVDNRGTHIPSANVQQPEDCGSIMENHNALISYANDITEKLMQTPPAQSMSNSTIGIHTNDTITVTRGTWNLHSHPTADELKMMHCSSVPSKYSFKKKKKLLKPVTSSSAVNSKVGQQSEVPTLAVSRSLLMKFPKDFSLPSKEELVKKFSPFGMIDCLNTKVYFYTGSAQVVFLHQLDAMAAYQYAKRKKIAFGKADVKFWLDPLQDKRESKNLVSSLSCAAELSGFNIRSCLKKSRVLEKEGKSSSKRVRFSMET